The following are encoded together in the Hemicordylus capensis ecotype Gifberg chromosome 4, rHemCap1.1.pri, whole genome shotgun sequence genome:
- the FOXA2 gene encoding hepatocyte nuclear factor 3-beta encodes MHSASSMLGVVKMEGHEHTEWSNYYGEPEGYSMNAGLGMSSYMSMPAMGTAGNMTTVGSGGAMGMSYAAGPAGMSLSPGAGAMAGMAAHLSPSLSPLGAQAGSMGGALSAYSALSPVGGGGGGAYGQAAAGLGRSRDAKSYRRSYTHAKPPYSYISLITMAIQQSPNKMLTLSEIYQWIMDLFPFYRQNQQRWQNSIRHSLSFNDCFLKVPRSPDKPGKGSFWTLHPDSGNMFENGCYLRRQKRFKCDKPPGSKQQQQQQQQPGSSPAASSGGSSAQSKKAPAQQPPQQQEREVANGVAPESPPPPPHSRASPCHEHKRALVDLKGHPEPAPSPAQQQQHLLAQHHAHAAGLSHEAHLKAEHHYAFNHPFSITNLMSSTEQQQQQQQHPHHPHQHHPHQHHPHQHHPHHKMDLKAYEQVMHYTGYGSPVPGSLAMGSVTNKSALEASPLAGDTSYYQGVYSRPIMNSS; translated from the coding sequence GGCTACTCCATGAACGCGGGGCTGGGCATGAGCAGCTACATGAGCATGCCTGCCATGGGCACGGCGGGCAACATGACGACCGTGGGCTCCGGCGGCGCCATGGGCATGTCCTACGCGGCGGGCCCGGCGGGCATGAGCCTCTCGCCCGGCGCGGGAGCCATGGCCGGCATGGCGGCCCACCTGAGCCCCAGCCTCAGCCCGCTGGGCGCCCAGGCCGGCTCCATGGGGGGCGCGCTGAGTGCCTATTCGGCCCTGAGCccggtgggcggcggcggcggcggcgcctacgggcaggcggcggcggggctgGGCCGCTCGCGGGACGCCAAGAGCTACCGGCGGAGTTACACGCACGCCAAGCCGCCCTACTCGTACATCTCGCTGATCACCATGGCCATCCAGCAGTCGCCCAACAAGATGCTGACGCTGAGCGAGATCTACCAGTGGATCATGGACCTCTTCCCCTTCTACCGGCAGAACCAGCAGCGCTGGCAGAACTCCATCCGCCACTCGCTCTCCTTCAACGACTGCTTCCTCAAGGTGCCGCGCTCGCCCGACAAGCCCGGCAAGGGCTCCTTCTGGACGCTGCATCCCGACTCGGGCAACATGTTCGAGAACGGCTGCTACCTGCGGCGCCAGAAGCGCTTCAAGTGCGACAAGCCGCcgggctccaagcagcagcagcagcagcaacagcagccgggCTCCTCGCCCGCCGCTTCGTCGGGCGGCTCCTCGGCGCAGAGCAAGAAGGCGCCCGCGCAGCAGCCGCCGCAGCAGCAGGAGCGCGAGGTGGCCAACGGGGTCGCCCCagagtcgccgccgccgccgccgcactcgcGCGCCTCGCCCTGCCACGAACACAAGCGCGCCCTGGTCGACCTGAAGGGCCACCCCGAGCCCGCCCCGTCgccggcccagcagcagcagcacttgctgGCTCAGCACCACGCTCACGCGGCGGGCCTCTCCCACGAGGCGCACCTCAAAGCCGAGCACCACTACGCCTTCAACCACCCCTTCTCCATCACCAACCTGATGTCGTccacggagcagcagcagcagcagcagcagcacccccatcacccccatcagcaccacccccaccagcaccacccccaccagcaccacccccaccacaaaaTGGACCTCAAGGCCTACGAGCAGGTGATGCACTACACCGGCTACGGCTCCCCCGTGCCCGGCAGCCTTGCCATGGGCTCAGTGACGAACAAAAGCGCCCTCGAGGCCTCCCCCCTGGCCGGAGACACCTCCTATTACCAAGGCGTGTATTCGCGGCCCATCATGAACTCCTCCTAA